The Streptomyces laurentii region AGGAAGGCGACCGTGATGGCGGGGTAGACGGCCATCCAGGTCAGCAGGGCCCGGCGGTGCACGGACGGCACGACCTGCGGGGCAGTCTCGGCTGCCGCCGGGGCGACCGGAACGGTGGAGGCGCTGGTCGCGGCGGGCGTGGTCATGGGGACGGTCCTTCCGACTCGAGACGTACGGCCGGAGACCCACTCCCCAACCGGATGGTTGGAGTTTGCCACGGCCGCCCGCCAATGTCCAACCAACCGGTTGGATTCGAGGTATCGTGACGCCATGGCCTGGGACACCGCACGCACCAAGCAGCTCCTCCTCGACGCCGCCGTCGAGGAGTTCGCCGAGCACGGCCCCCAGGGCGCCCGCGTCGCCCGGGTCGCGACCCGGGCGGGGGTGAACAAGGAGCGGATCTACCAGTACTTCGGCAACAAGGAGCAGCTCTTCGGCGCGGTCCTCGCCTGCGAGATGGCCAGGCTCGCCGCGGCCGTGCCGCTCTCGGCGGAGCAGGCCGAAGACCTCGGCGACTACGCGGGCCGCGTCTACGACTACCACCGCGCGCACCCGCACCTCCCCCGGCTGCTGGCCTGGGAGGGTCTCCAGTGCGGCGTCGAGGACCCGGCCGTCCCCCTGGTCGCGGAGGCCGAACGGACCGCCCACTACGCCGAGAAGATCCAAGCCGTCACCCTCGCCCAGGACGCGGGCGCCCTGAGCCGGGACACCGACCCCGCCCGCCTGATGTACGCGGTGATCACCCTGGTCACCGGCTGGTTCATGCTGCCCCAGATCACCCGCCTGCTCATGACCTCCACCCCGGATCCGCGTCCGGTGGCGGACCGTGACGCCCTGATCCTGCTGGTCCAGCGGCTGACCACGCGCGAAGTCGGCCCGTGACCACGCGCGAGGCAGGCCCGGCCACGTGCGAAGCCGGCCCCGCGGACCCGGACCGCACCGGCTGAGCCGACCTTCCGGAGCCCTCACACCTCCGGGACGTCGCCCCTCAGGACCGGCAGCACCCGGCCCGGGGCGACCTCCCGTTCACCGACGCGCTCGGCGCCCATCCGCAGGTAGAACCCCCCGCTCCGCGACGACCACGCGCCCGTGTGGCGTGCCGGTGAGGCGGAAGCGCTCACGGCGCCGACGCGACGCTCGAAGGGGCACTGGGGATATCCGCCGGAAGTGCTGGACCGGCTGGAGAGCACGGGTCCACTGACGGTCGACCCCGCCGTCATCCGGTCTCGTTCAGGAGGCGGAGTATCGCCCGCGCCGCCTCTCCCAGGCGAAAGGTTTCGGCCGCCGCCACGCCCTCGCCGCCTCGGCGGGCGACGATGAACAGCCACCGGAGCGCATGAATCGCGCCAACTCCCCTACTGGATCGTCAAGTTCGTCCGCGCGTGCCGTGAAAACCTTGTGCCCATGACATGCCCTCGTCATTATGGCGCCTGGGAAGTCATCTACCCGCATAGATCCCTTGCGCGGGCTGCTTCCGGGTTCGTCTCCAGGTATCTCCGCCCCATCCTCCGCCGGCTTCCGGCATCCCCGCACCAGCCACTCCCCATGCAGGAGGAACGATCCCCGTGAGACCTCGTCACACCAGACGACGCGGCACCCTCACCGCCACCGCCGCCACCCTGGTCGCGTTCTGCGCGGTGCAGACCCTGAGCGCCGCCGCCACCGCCTCCGCGGCACCCGACCGGACGGCCGCACCCGCCGCCCGCGCCCACTCCGTCACCAAGGCCGCCGTCACCTCCGCCCAGGACCGGGCGGCCCGGGACATCGCGCGCTCGCTCGGCGACACGTCCTGGAAGGCGCGACTCCGTACGGCGGCCCTGAAGTCCGCCGAGGTGTCCGTCACCGACCAGGCGAGCGGCGCCCTGAAGACCCGCCTCGCCGCCGCCGACCGCGACATCGCCGAGGCCAAGGGCCTCAACGCCGCCAAGACCGGCTCGCTCCTCCAACTCCGCCTCGGCGACGCGTCGATGCGCACCTCCCTCTCGGCCGGCGAGGAGCCGTGGGTGGCCGCCGCCGTCTCCGACGACGAGCTCACCACCGTCACCGCGTACGACAGCGAGGGCCGGGCCCACGTCCTGGACGCCAAGACGCCGCCGTCGCACCCCGTGTACGTCGTCGACGTCGACGGCACCAAGGCGCTCGCCGCCGGCCTGGACGTCATGCGCCAGGAACTGGTGAAGGCCGGCGTCGAGTCCGCCGCGCCCCAGACGGTGACCGGCACCCCGGCGGCAGCCGCCGCCGGCTTCTGGACCACGAAGATCACGGCCGTCCACCTCAACGACGACGAGGAGCCCTGGATCAAGGGCAAGGCCGAGATCTACACCCTCGTCAGCGGCTTCGGCCAGGACGGCAAGGTCCGCGTCGACCCGGTCGACATGCCGTACCTCGACTACGACGGCACGGTCTACCGGCCGAACCAGATCCTCGTCAACTGGTCGTCCTACAAGTACAACCTGGCCGACGCCGTGATGATGGAGGAGGACGGCAGCACCAACTACCGCGACCTCGCCAAGGCCATCGCCGGCATCCTGCTCACCATCGTCGACGGCGGCGCGTACATCCCGCTCGTCAACGCCATCCTGGACGCCATCCCGGACGACTGGTGGACGGACGACCCGGACTACGTCGACAGCTGGTACACCCTCGCCCAGGCCAACAAGGGCACCTACTACGGCGCGCGGGGCAACGGCTACATGACCGTCGAGCCGTACTTCGTCTCGCAGCTCTGACCCTCGGGGCGGACAACGGGACCTGGACCGAACGGGGCCTGCGGGGAGGGACATTCCCCGCAGGCCCTCCCGTTCGTTCATCCGCGGTGATCCGCGCCCGTCAGGGCACCTCGCCCCGGCTCCGGGCGTTCACGTACGCGGTCGACGCCCGCAGGCGCTCGGACGGCGTGGCGATCCGCAGCCGGTCCGGTTCGCAGTCCCACTCCCGGCCGCCGCCGATGGGCCGTACCTGGAGGTAGGGGCCCTCGTGTCCCATGACGGTTCCGACCTTGCCGGTACGCGTGTCGATCACGTACGCGCCGATGGGCGGTTTCATCCCCGTCCCCCTTCGTTCCCGTGCTTCGCGTCGACCGGACCGGCCGCGGGGTCCGCGCGGTCCGCCCGGGCCCTCAGGAGCGCTTCCGTCAGCTGCCGGGCGATGCCGGCCGAGCAGCGTCCCAGATCCACCAGCGGCGCGCGCGGCGGCCCCGAGGTCAGCGTGACCGCGTCGAGCCCGAGCGACGGCAGGACGATTCCGGCCCGTTCGAGCGCGTCACCCAATTCCCTCACCACTGCCTCACACGCCTCGTCCGTCGATCGCATGTTGTCGTTTTCCATCAACGCCTTCCTTTCCGGTTCAATTCCCGTGGACGACAACCAGCGTGGAGCACCCTCCGTAGAATCGGGATACGCGCTGGGACAACAACAGCGCTGTGCCGTTTGGGAGTTAATCCATGGCCAAAGGCAAGAGCAAAGAAGCCTGGGAGTTCTTCGGCGAACTCCTCAGGGAGCGACGGGAAGCGGCGAACCTCACCCGGAACGAGCTGGGTGTACAGGTGTTCGTCTCGGGGACCTACATCGGTCTGTTCGAGCAGGGAGTACGAAAGCCACAGCTGGATGTCGCCCAGCGAATCGACGTGGTTCTTCAAACCGGCGGTATTTTCGAGCGGACGTGCCGGAAGCTCGTCGACGGATCGCCTTACGCGGTCTATTTCAACGATGTGGCCGAGCTGGAGGCGCAGGCGACGAAGCTCTGCGAGTTCGCGCCGACGGTCGTCCCGGGTCTGCTGCAGACCGCCGAGTACGCGCGAGCGGTGACGACCGCGACGAATCCGTTCGCGACGGAGGAGTACATCGAGGAGAAGGTCAGCTCGCGTGTCGACCGGCAGGTGATACTCAAAGACGCCGCACGCCCCGAGTACTGGGTGATCGTGCACGAGAACACCCTGCTCACTCCGGTCGGCGGACCGCAGGTCATGGCACGGCAGCTGGAGCACATCGCGGAGCTGGTCCGGAAGCGCTTGGTCCTGGTCACCGTGCTCCCGCGTACGACCGGAGCACACGCCTCGATGGGCGGCATGCTGCAACTCATGGAGTTCTCCGACCAGCCGCCAACTGCCTATACAGAGACGGAATTTTCGGGCACGCTCCTCGACGATCCGGCGGTGGTGAAGCAGGCACAGCGCGCCTACGATCTGCTCAGGGTCGCCGCGCTGTCGCCGGAGGCGTCCCTGGCCCTGATCGAATCGGCGGCGGAGGAATTCAGACGATGCGCCAGTACGACCTGAGCAACGCCCACTGGTTCAAAAGCTCGTACAGCAACGGTGAAGGCGGCGACTGCGTCGAGGTCGCGTACGACTTCACCGGCGCCGCCTGGCGCAAGAGCTCGTACAGCAATGGGTCGGGTGGCTCCTGCGTGGAGGTCCTGGACGGGGTCCCCGGCGTGGTCCCCGTCCGTGACAGCAAGGTCCCCGACGGTCCCGCCCTCGTCGTCCCGACGGCCGCCTGGGCGGCCTTCGTGGACGGGGTCAAGGCGTGACGGCCCCCTCCCCCCGAATACGCCTGGACGACGAGCTCGTCCTGCGCCGTTTCGAAGACCCGGCGGATCTGCCGGAACTCCACCGGGTCATCGGCGAATCACTCGACCACCTGGAACCGTGGATCTCCTGGTCCGAGGTGTACAGCCCGGACTGGACGGCGTCGTTCCTGTCGCGGCGCGCCGAGCGGTGGGGGCACGACGAGTACACGTACGCGATCCTCCTGGACGGATCGATCGCCGGCGCCTGCCAGTTGCACCGGCACGAGCAGATCCCGGGCGACGCGTACGAGATCGGCTACTGGCTCCACCCCGCCGCCACCGGCCTCGGGGTGGCCACCCGGGCGACGCGGGCGCTGGTGGAGCAGGCGTTCCGGATGCCGGGCGTCGAGCGGGTCATCGTGTCCCACGACGTCGACAACCACGCCAGCGCGTCCGTCCCCACGCGCCTCGGCTTCGCCGAACTGCCGTCCATGATGGTCGACGGCGTGGAGAACCGCGTCTGGTCTCTCGGTCGCGAGGCTCTCGCCTGATCGCGACCGGCCCCGAGCCGCGAGCCACCCCGGAGGCCGGCGCCGCCCCGAGTCCGTCCCACGGAGCCACCGCCGT contains the following coding sequences:
- a CDS encoding ribosomal-protein-L7p-serine acetyltransferase (identified by MetaGeneAnnotator; putative;~sequence version:1) — protein: MTAPSPRIRLDDELVLRRFEDPADLPELHRVIGESLDHLEPWISWSEVYSPDWTASFLSRRAERWGHDEYTYAILLDGSIAGACQLHRHEQIPGDAYEIGYWLHPAATGLGVATRATRALVEQAFRMPGVERVIVSHDVDNHASASVPTRLGFAELPSMMVDGVENRVWSLGREALA
- a CDS encoding hypothetical protein (identified by MetaGeneAnnotator; putative;~secreted protein [Streptomyces lividans TK24]), translated to MKPPIGAYVIDTRTGKVGTVMGHEGPYLQVRPIGGGREWDCEPDRLRIATPSERLRASTAYVNARSRGEVP
- a CDS encoding hypothetical protein (DNA-binding protein [Streptomyces lividans TK24];~Helix-turn-helix XRE-family like proteins. Prokaryotic DNA binding proteins belonging to the xenobiotic response element family of transcriptional regulators; cd00093;~identified by MetaGeneAnnotator; putative;~non-specific DNA binding site [nucleotide binding];~salt bridge;~sequence-specific DNA binding site [nucleotide binding]); this encodes MAKGKSKEAWEFFGELLRERREAANLTRNELGVQVFVSGTYIGLFEQGVRKPQLDVAQRIDVVLQTGGIFERTCRKLVDGSPYAVYFNDVAELEAQATKLCEFAPTVVPGLLQTAEYARAVTTATNPFATEEYIEEKVSSRVDRQVILKDAARPEYWVIVHENTLLTPVGGPQVMARQLEHIAELVRKRLVLVTVLPRTTGAHASMGGMLQLMEFSDQPPTAYTETEFSGTLLDDPAVVKQAQRAYDLLRVAALSPEASLALIESAAEEFRRCASTT
- a CDS encoding hypothetical protein (identified by MetaGeneAnnotator; putative;~sequence version:1), which translates into the protein MTAGSTVSGPVLSSRSSTSGGYPQCPFERRVGAVSASASPARHTGAWSSRSGGFYLRMGAERVGEREVAPGRVLPVLRGDVPEV
- a CDS encoding tetR family regulatory protein (identified by MetaGeneAnnotator; putative;~sequence version:1), whose translation is MAWDTARTKQLLLDAAVEEFAEHGPQGARVARVATRAGVNKERIYQYFGNKEQLFGAVLACEMARLAAAVPLSAEQAEDLGDYAGRVYDYHRAHPHLPRLLAWEGLQCGVEDPAVPLVAEAERTAHYAEKIQAVTLAQDAGALSRDTDPARLMYAVITLVTGWFMLPQITRLLMTSTPDPRPVADRDALILLVQRLTTREVGP
- a CDS encoding regulatory protein (Domain of unknown function (DUF397); pfam04149;~identified by MetaGeneAnnotator; putative;~regulatory protein [Streptomyces clavuligerus ATCC27064]), translated to MRQYDLSNAHWFKSSYSNGEGGDCVEVAYDFTGAAWRKSSYSNGSGGSCVEVLDGVPGVVPVRDSKVPDGPALVVPTAAWAAFVDGVKA
- a CDS encoding hypothetical protein (identified by MetaGeneAnnotator; putative;~sequence version:1); translation: MRPRHTRRRGTLTATAATLVAFCAVQTLSAAATASAAPDRTAAPAARAHSVTKAAVTSAQDRAARDIARSLGDTSWKARLRTAALKSAEVSVTDQASGALKTRLAAADRDIAEAKGLNAAKTGSLLQLRLGDASMRTSLSAGEEPWVAAAVSDDELTTVTAYDSEGRAHVLDAKTPPSHPVYVVDVDGTKALAAGLDVMRQELVKAGVESAAPQTVTGTPAAAAAGFWTTKITAVHLNDDEEPWIKGKAEIYTLVSGFGQDGKVRVDPVDMPYLDYDGTVYRPNQILVNWSSYKYNLADAVMMEEDGSTNYRDLAKAIAGILLTIVDGGAYIPLVNAILDAIPDDWWTDDPDYVDSWYTLAQANKGTYYGARGNGYMTVEPYFVSQL
- a CDS encoding hypothetical protein (identified by MetaGeneAnnotator; putative;~sequence version:1) — its product is MENDNMRSTDEACEAVVRELGDALERAGIVLPSLGLDAVTLTSGPPRAPLVDLGRCSAGIARQLTEALLRARADRADPAAGPVDAKHGNEGGRG